In a single window of the Rhodopirellula bahusiensis genome:
- a CDS encoding DUF1549 and DUF1553 domain-containing protein, whose protein sequence is MTSERPLNPSSIDNDPPELHCNEEDESSIATLLSDALDAPPVPRSLVKRLDAEITEQWGHSPRLTHSHSTGTVTLANAKRVITTSWWLAGTVAASLMLVVFLIGGSNTYAWATVMEAMQQHGLIQIADADGNRWLDLSDQVACQQTQQETRWIDIARRTVVVRPHSSEAQSSSLLLPGNASPTKEELLAMVLLDQPLTAESIEQFRGVRIVHQDWQERSDQERAIVDLHVEFATKDNQQYKLSMELDPDSKLPLAINIKDASQDHPIASSLSYLNESTTELQSRLMLAAADVDAGTNTESTNRIAARDRAAKAGLPNKLDVSPSEDRVADGAQTTDSAAESIVSLPIGPANKWQPVAVVSRNNDQVIARADSILDDLWAEQEIQPVDRATDLQLLRRVYLDLAGRTPTVTEVRRFLENKSEDRYRELVDHLLDTPDYTSQMAAVWRSFLIPEGVDLDAFGGREAFEKWLAEQFADDEPYDKIVRRLLLAEGRLAQSGPLLFYSALKLDADQLAARTSRVFLGMRLECAQCHDHPFEPWSQEDFWSYAAFFAQISRPKAMLENVSTVMQVRDVDRGEVMLPESEEVIPPRFLGEEWQPADETQPLPPRRQRLANWLTGPDNPYFARATVNRVWSHMFGRGIVDPVDDFGENNLPVSADLIDTLASQFIENDFDLKRLVRSIALTRAYQLSSSSNRAEDSSDGIEERLTTFAQMNVKTLTPEQVYDCIAVATMLDQQNATSDYTLARFGNSQRDTFLQQFAAPAISRSEYLAGIPQALMLMNGSLIGQATHEQSSGLIRSLDAPFFTDEQRIEVLFMSTLSRPPRPNERELVAEFIPAEASREQRHTGMADLLWALINSSEFTLNH, encoded by the coding sequence ATGACATCCGAACGTCCACTCAATCCGTCGTCGATCGACAACGATCCGCCCGAGTTGCATTGCAACGAAGAGGATGAATCGTCGATCGCAACGCTGCTGTCTGACGCACTCGATGCGCCACCGGTACCGCGGTCGCTGGTCAAACGGTTGGACGCCGAGATCACGGAGCAGTGGGGCCACTCCCCACGGCTGACACATTCTCACTCAACCGGAACAGTCACGCTCGCCAATGCAAAACGCGTGATCACGACGTCTTGGTGGTTGGCCGGTACCGTTGCCGCTTCTTTGATGCTGGTTGTCTTTCTGATTGGCGGCAGCAACACGTACGCTTGGGCCACGGTGATGGAAGCCATGCAGCAGCATGGATTGATCCAAATCGCCGACGCTGACGGAAACCGCTGGTTGGATCTTTCGGATCAAGTCGCTTGCCAGCAAACACAGCAGGAGACTCGTTGGATCGACATCGCCCGTCGGACCGTTGTGGTTCGTCCTCACAGCTCCGAAGCACAAAGCTCGTCTCTCCTTCTTCCAGGCAACGCGTCACCGACCAAGGAAGAATTGCTAGCCATGGTCCTGCTCGACCAGCCTCTGACAGCGGAATCAATCGAGCAATTTCGCGGTGTTCGCATCGTTCATCAGGATTGGCAGGAAAGATCGGATCAGGAACGAGCGATTGTCGATTTGCACGTTGAGTTCGCCACCAAAGACAACCAGCAATACAAGCTGTCGATGGAGTTGGACCCTGACTCGAAACTACCACTGGCGATCAACATCAAGGACGCTTCACAGGATCATCCAATCGCGTCGTCGTTGTCCTACCTCAATGAGTCAACAACGGAGCTTCAATCACGATTGATGCTGGCGGCAGCGGATGTCGATGCGGGGACCAACACGGAATCAACCAATCGCATCGCGGCGAGAGATCGTGCGGCCAAGGCCGGATTGCCAAACAAACTCGACGTATCTCCGAGCGAAGACCGAGTCGCCGACGGAGCTCAAACCACGGATAGTGCTGCTGAGTCGATTGTTTCGCTGCCGATCGGCCCCGCCAACAAGTGGCAGCCCGTCGCGGTGGTCTCGCGAAACAACGATCAAGTCATCGCACGTGCCGATTCCATTTTGGATGACCTTTGGGCCGAACAGGAAATTCAGCCAGTGGATCGAGCGACTGACCTGCAGTTGCTTCGACGTGTCTACCTAGATCTTGCTGGACGCACTCCAACGGTCACGGAAGTCCGCCGCTTCCTCGAAAACAAATCCGAGGACCGCTATCGAGAGCTGGTTGATCATTTGCTCGACACCCCCGACTACACGTCCCAGATGGCCGCGGTTTGGCGATCGTTTTTGATCCCAGAAGGCGTCGACTTGGATGCATTCGGAGGCCGGGAAGCGTTTGAGAAGTGGCTGGCCGAACAATTTGCTGACGACGAACCCTACGACAAGATCGTCCGTCGACTGCTGCTGGCGGAAGGCCGCTTGGCTCAGTCCGGCCCCTTGCTGTTTTACAGTGCGTTGAAGTTGGACGCGGACCAGCTGGCTGCTCGCACGTCACGTGTTTTCTTGGGCATGCGTCTGGAGTGTGCTCAGTGCCACGACCATCCGTTTGAACCATGGTCGCAAGAAGATTTCTGGAGCTACGCCGCGTTCTTCGCTCAAATCTCCCGTCCCAAAGCGATGCTGGAAAACGTCTCGACAGTCATGCAAGTGCGTGATGTTGATCGAGGCGAAGTCATGCTGCCCGAGTCGGAAGAAGTCATCCCGCCGCGTTTCCTGGGTGAGGAATGGCAACCCGCCGATGAGACGCAACCTTTGCCTCCCCGTCGTCAACGATTGGCGAATTGGTTGACCGGACCGGATAACCCGTACTTCGCTCGTGCGACGGTCAACCGAGTTTGGAGTCACATGTTTGGACGCGGCATCGTCGATCCCGTCGATGACTTCGGAGAGAACAACCTTCCCGTGTCGGCTGACTTGATTGACACCTTGGCCAGCCAGTTCATCGAGAACGACTTTGACTTGAAGCGATTGGTCCGAAGCATTGCACTGACACGTGCCTACCAGCTTTCCAGCAGCTCCAATCGTGCGGAAGACTCATCCGATGGGATTGAAGAACGACTGACAACGTTCGCCCAGATGAACGTCAAAACCCTGACTCCCGAGCAGGTGTATGACTGCATCGCAGTCGCAACAATGCTGGATCAACAGAACGCGACATCGGACTACACGCTCGCCAGGTTTGGCAACAGTCAACGTGACACGTTTCTGCAGCAATTTGCCGCTCCAGCGATCAGCCGATCGGAATACCTCGCGGGTATCCCGCAGGCGTTGATGTTGATGAATGGATCGTTGATCGGCCAAGCCACCCATGAACAGAGCAGCGGCTTGATTCGTTCGCTCGACGCCCCGTTCTTCACTGACGAACAGAGGATCGAAGTGCTGTTCATGTCGACCCTATCTCGACCGCCACGACCCAATGAACGCGAATTGGTTGCGGAGTTCATCCCTGCCGAAGCCAGCCGAGAACAACGTCACACCGGAATGGCTGACTTGTTGTGGGCGTTGATCAACAGTTCCGAATTCACCCTGAACCATTGA
- a CDS encoding DUF1501 domain-containing protein — protein MSFSNMNHSSRRRFMQSMAAGIGGVSASGWFPALAEAAANDPKRRRHCILLWMSGGPTQTDTFDMKPNHENGGEFKEVQTSAPGLRFSEHLPKLGAMADKLAVLRGLSTKEGDHGRGSYLMRTGQKPMGPVQYPCIGSAIGKQLAEDTMSLPSNVSIGTYRAFNQEAFSPGFLGPRFGPLFVGATDVPGAMSNGDDGYPNLKVQYLDRAKGIDAERMDQRLKIWRRLQSQFVTSRQAGAAGMHNEVYEGAVRLMNSDDAKAFDLSGEPEKLREAYGKNVFGQGCLMARRLIERGVPFVEVSLGTGSTSVGWDTHTDNFNAVQNLSTMLDNGWGTLMQDLEDRGLLESTTILWMGEFGRTPSINPNAGRDHFPNAWSSVLAGGGIAGGQAYGATSEDGNEVVDGKIGVQDLISTLCRALGLGSSPSNMSPGGRPIPIAEGRAIKEVLA, from the coding sequence ATGTCATTTTCAAACATGAATCATTCATCACGTCGTCGCTTCATGCAATCGATGGCGGCTGGAATCGGCGGCGTCAGTGCGAGTGGATGGTTCCCGGCATTAGCGGAAGCTGCCGCCAACGATCCGAAACGACGCAGACACTGCATTTTGCTTTGGATGAGCGGTGGCCCAACCCAAACGGACACCTTTGACATGAAACCCAACCATGAAAATGGTGGGGAATTCAAAGAGGTGCAGACGTCGGCTCCAGGCCTACGATTCAGCGAGCACTTGCCCAAGCTCGGCGCGATGGCGGACAAGCTGGCCGTTCTGCGCGGGCTGTCGACCAAAGAAGGCGACCACGGCCGCGGCTCGTATCTGATGCGTACCGGACAAAAACCAATGGGCCCGGTTCAGTACCCTTGCATCGGATCCGCGATCGGCAAGCAATTGGCGGAGGACACGATGAGTCTTCCCAGCAACGTGAGCATCGGGACCTACCGAGCATTCAACCAAGAAGCCTTCAGCCCGGGCTTCCTCGGGCCGCGTTTTGGTCCGTTGTTCGTGGGAGCGACCGATGTGCCCGGCGCCATGTCCAATGGAGACGACGGCTATCCCAATCTCAAAGTTCAGTACTTGGATCGAGCTAAGGGGATCGACGCCGAACGGATGGACCAACGGTTGAAGATTTGGCGGCGATTGCAATCGCAATTTGTGACCTCACGGCAAGCCGGCGCGGCGGGAATGCACAACGAAGTGTACGAAGGCGCCGTTCGGTTGATGAACAGCGATGACGCGAAAGCGTTTGACCTGTCGGGCGAACCCGAAAAACTTCGCGAGGCTTATGGCAAGAATGTGTTTGGCCAAGGTTGCTTGATGGCGCGTCGTTTGATTGAACGAGGTGTCCCGTTTGTGGAAGTCTCCCTGGGAACAGGCAGCACATCCGTTGGATGGGACACGCACACGGACAACTTCAATGCGGTGCAAAACCTATCGACCATGCTGGACAATGGTTGGGGAACCTTGATGCAGGACTTGGAAGACCGAGGCCTGCTGGAATCAACGACGATTCTGTGGATGGGTGAATTCGGCCGAACGCCGTCGATCAACCCCAACGCCGGACGCGACCACTTTCCTAACGCGTGGTCCAGCGTTCTGGCGGGCGGTGGCATCGCCGGTGGACAAGCCTACGGTGCGACGAGCGAGGATGGCAACGAGGTCGTCGACGGAAAGATTGGCGTCCAAGACTTGATCAGCACGCTCTGCCGAGCCTTGGGACTGGGCAGTTCTCCCAGCAACATGTCTCCCGGTGGCCGGCCCATCCCCATCGCCGAAGGTCGTGCGATCAAGGAAGTGCTGGCATGA
- a CDS encoding EF-hand domain-containing protein — translation MSHSGKRIVSAIPIVVSLLILVSVQSKAVGEDAPKSNDTAPLATSSVKVLAPAPSSRPMDASMIMRAPIAPPATLPAEKLPQYRMELPQQSSAEPTFVDGQIRFAITHPDLTDRIGRPLRIDASIKIDGKPFDEVRSSYTTSTRTSALAPPAKQEIEPAEEVTPVDPLIADAPETEDPSDDDQEAEEENDNEDAEEKPPVTPATVAPYTMTTDTEEAMRRFAEAIGDEPSDVDAKWLLDHWTLGPPLLVVHPYFQSFRSDQRPAFAVLDRNRDGTVSQEELAEAVESFRKCDANRDEVVDALEIAKAADSLRDPASVPASNGPLLWLTSDMIGINESDPLLYESVRSLDEDQDGTISDSEVKYWTDQPADIACSIDFSTTSPESAHVDVIGLAEDISAKIIPSEDSAGIDVELGSVTIRLCGVQHSSSPALAQSDSGQVSLGAIVDGYPLLPNLDPNDDGRFTIRELRELNHLLQVFDRDGDQAITRAESLPPIRVCIGLGPTAHLELADVRATTRPVPAPSVTAPEWFRRMDRNQDSDLSRSEFPGTDEQFRSLDADGDELIDANEAETFEQSAE, via the coding sequence ATGAGTCACTCAGGCAAACGAATTGTCTCTGCGATTCCCATCGTTGTGTCGCTCCTGATTTTGGTGTCTGTGCAGAGCAAGGCCGTTGGCGAAGACGCACCGAAATCGAATGACACGGCTCCCCTGGCGACGTCCTCCGTGAAAGTGCTGGCCCCCGCTCCTTCGAGTCGCCCGATGGACGCAAGCATGATAATGAGAGCCCCGATCGCTCCACCAGCGACGTTGCCCGCGGAGAAGCTACCTCAATATCGAATGGAACTTCCCCAACAAAGTTCCGCCGAGCCAACCTTCGTCGACGGCCAGATTCGGTTTGCGATCACGCACCCAGACCTGACGGATCGAATCGGTCGCCCTTTGCGAATCGATGCTTCGATCAAAATCGATGGCAAACCTTTCGACGAAGTTCGTTCCTCCTACACAACGTCCACGCGAACATCCGCATTGGCTCCGCCTGCGAAACAAGAGATCGAACCAGCCGAAGAAGTCACACCAGTGGATCCGCTCATTGCCGACGCACCTGAAACGGAAGATCCTTCTGACGACGACCAAGAAGCGGAAGAAGAAAACGATAATGAAGACGCTGAAGAGAAACCGCCGGTCACGCCAGCCACAGTTGCTCCGTACACGATGACCACTGATACGGAAGAAGCGATGCGACGATTCGCGGAGGCCATCGGCGATGAACCATCGGATGTTGATGCCAAGTGGTTGCTGGACCATTGGACCCTAGGTCCGCCGCTGTTGGTGGTGCATCCGTACTTCCAAAGCTTTCGATCCGACCAGCGCCCCGCCTTTGCGGTGCTGGATCGAAATCGCGATGGAACGGTATCACAAGAAGAACTGGCCGAAGCCGTCGAGTCGTTCCGCAAGTGCGATGCGAATCGCGATGAAGTGGTGGACGCATTGGAAATTGCAAAAGCGGCAGACTCGCTCCGAGATCCGGCGTCCGTCCCCGCTTCCAATGGTCCGTTGCTTTGGCTGACCAGTGACATGATAGGCATCAACGAGAGCGATCCGCTGCTGTACGAATCCGTTCGGTCACTCGATGAAGACCAAGACGGAACCATTTCTGACTCGGAAGTCAAATACTGGACTGACCAGCCCGCTGACATCGCATGCTCGATCGATTTCTCCACAACGTCACCTGAGTCCGCTCATGTCGATGTTATTGGATTGGCCGAAGACATCTCAGCCAAGATCATTCCGTCGGAAGACTCCGCTGGGATCGATGTCGAACTCGGGTCAGTCACAATTCGGTTGTGCGGCGTTCAACACTCCTCCTCGCCAGCACTCGCCCAAAGCGACTCTGGACAAGTTTCTCTTGGGGCGATCGTGGACGGATATCCATTGCTGCCAAATCTGGACCCAAACGACGATGGTCGATTCACCATTCGCGAATTGCGGGAACTCAACCATCTCTTGCAGGTCTTCGACCGCGATGGTGACCAAGCAATCACCCGTGCTGAGTCTTTGCCACCGATTCGTGTCTGCATCGGGCTCGGCCCAACCGCTCACTTGGAACTGGCGGACGTACGAGCGACAACACGCCCCGTGCCCGCCCCTAGTGTGACCGCGCCGGAATGGTTTCGTCGCATGGATCGCAACCAAGACAGCGACCTGTCACGCAGCGAGTTCCCCGGCACCGACGAACAGTTCCGTTCACTCGACGCGGATGGCGACGAGCTGATTGACGCCAATGAAGCAGAGACTTTCGAACAATCGGCAGAATAA
- a CDS encoding AAA family ATPase produces the protein MENPSENNMPNRLDTIKAINSNHTNNHVSQPEMDAALVVDQMHEKLCELREQLAGVIVGQEEIAEQLLIGILCRGHCILQGMPGLAKTMMVSTLASLTDLTFRRVQFTPDLMPGDITGTEVLEEDHTTGKRIFRFVEGPLFGNVILADEINRTPPKTQSALLEAMQEHQLTVCGKTYKLPDPFFVLATQNPVETEGTYPLPEAQLDRFLLKIHVRYPTREEEREIARRQTTDYSFETKTVLDVEQISQMQSLVRSVVVSDHVYDAALDLVRGTRPDEGTMSAELKNMVQFGAGPRATIALLMAAKARALINRRCHATVADLIAVATPVLRHRVILTFNAEAAGVDADSVLGKIIEQTPSLKKNSPVIS, from the coding sequence TTGGAAAATCCATCGGAGAACAACATGCCCAACCGACTCGACACGATCAAAGCCATCAACTCAAACCACACCAACAACCACGTGAGCCAACCAGAAATGGATGCCGCGTTGGTTGTCGATCAAATGCACGAAAAATTGTGCGAGTTGCGGGAACAATTGGCCGGTGTGATCGTCGGCCAAGAAGAAATCGCGGAGCAACTGCTGATTGGAATCCTTTGTCGCGGTCACTGCATTCTGCAGGGCATGCCAGGACTGGCAAAAACGATGATGGTTTCAACCTTGGCGTCGCTGACCGATCTGACGTTCCGTCGCGTTCAGTTCACTCCCGATTTGATGCCAGGTGACATCACCGGCACCGAGGTTTTAGAAGAGGATCACACCACCGGCAAACGGATTTTTCGCTTCGTCGAAGGCCCGTTGTTCGGCAATGTGATCTTGGCGGACGAGATCAACCGCACGCCGCCTAAAACACAAAGTGCGTTGCTCGAGGCGATGCAGGAACACCAACTGACGGTTTGCGGGAAGACTTACAAATTGCCCGATCCGTTTTTTGTCTTGGCAACTCAGAACCCGGTCGAAACGGAAGGCACCTATCCGTTGCCGGAGGCCCAGCTCGATCGTTTCCTTCTCAAGATCCACGTTCGCTATCCCACCCGCGAAGAAGAACGCGAAATCGCTCGGCGTCAAACGACCGACTATTCATTCGAAACCAAGACCGTGCTGGACGTCGAGCAGATCTCGCAAATGCAGTCGCTCGTTCGCAGCGTCGTCGTTTCGGATCACGTTTACGACGCTGCATTGGACCTGGTTCGCGGAACACGACCGGACGAAGGAACGATGTCGGCTGAACTGAAGAACATGGTTCAGTTCGGTGCGGGTCCTCGAGCCACGATCGCTTTGTTGATGGCAGCGAAAGCTCGTGCTTTGATCAATCGTCGTTGTCACGCGACGGTCGCGGACTTGATCGCCGTCGCAACACCGGTGCTGCGTCACCGAGTCATCCTGACATTCAACGCGGAAGCCGCCGGAGTGGATGCCGATTCAGTGCTCGGAAAGATCATCGAACAAACGCCATCGCTCAAGAAGAACTCGCCGGTCATCAGCTAA
- a CDS encoding DUF58 domain-containing protein, translating into MLGLFRRQSKHDLHAPTNKSGAGLGDLVDPVVMDQIGHLELLSRTVVDGLLAGKHRSTTKGGCCEFAQHRQYAPGDEIRQIDWQVYARNDRYFVRQFEEETNLHAMLAVDSSGSMNFGLSTVSKLDYARRAAACLSRLLLHQRDSVGLTVLHETNSQFIPAKQHAAHLRTLMAALQSANASGEGNLSHQVQHCIARQRRRGLLVLLSDCFGDLEDLATALRIARARGHDVVVMHIMAPEELTFNFRRWSAFQSLEVASQRLHLDPPAVREQYLQRVRLFLANLEDMVIGLGGDYVRMTTATDLADTLGWFLRNRMARRGLMTNRGAVAK; encoded by the coding sequence ATGCTCGGACTGTTTCGACGTCAATCCAAACACGACCTCCACGCCCCGACGAACAAGTCAGGGGCGGGGTTGGGTGACTTGGTTGATCCAGTCGTGATGGACCAAATTGGGCACTTGGAACTGCTGTCGCGAACGGTCGTCGATGGGTTGTTGGCCGGCAAACATCGCTCGACCACCAAGGGTGGGTGCTGCGAATTCGCTCAGCATCGCCAATACGCTCCGGGGGATGAAATTCGACAAATCGATTGGCAAGTCTACGCCCGTAATGATCGCTACTTCGTACGGCAATTCGAAGAGGAAACCAATCTCCACGCGATGCTGGCGGTGGACTCGAGCGGTTCGATGAACTTCGGGCTGTCGACGGTCAGCAAACTTGATTACGCCCGACGCGCGGCGGCTTGCTTGTCTAGATTGCTGCTGCATCAGCGTGACTCGGTTGGTTTGACGGTGTTGCATGAAACCAACTCGCAATTCATTCCCGCCAAACAACACGCCGCTCACTTGAGAACCCTCATGGCGGCACTCCAATCCGCCAATGCGAGCGGCGAAGGCAACCTCAGCCATCAAGTGCAGCATTGCATCGCAAGGCAACGCCGCCGAGGACTGTTGGTGCTGCTATCGGATTGTTTTGGCGATCTCGAAGATCTTGCCACGGCGCTGCGGATCGCCCGAGCCCGAGGCCACGATGTCGTGGTCATGCACATCATGGCCCCGGAAGAACTGACGTTCAACTTCCGCCGCTGGTCCGCTTTCCAATCGCTCGAAGTGGCCTCGCAGCGGCTTCATTTGGATCCACCAGCGGTTCGTGAACAGTATCTGCAACGTGTGCGGTTATTCCTTGCCAATCTGGAAGACATGGTGATTGGATTGGGCGGCGACTACGTTCGAATGACGACCGCCACCGATCTCGCGGACACGCTAGGTTGGTTTTTGCGCAATCGAATGGCACGCAGGGGACTCATGACGAACCGGGGGGCGGTGGCGAAATGA
- a CDS encoding BatA domain-containing protein, whose translation MSFLSVAFLFALPLVAAPLLLHLFDRRRNETVQWGAMQFLMEASARKTSSRKLKQWLLLLLRCLAIAALILALARPLLPTGYLGGTERGETIFVIDNSMSMSRKTDSGTMIEAATQHAINELDKLSARDDVRVLTTAPYPIWLDSGTTQGDRRNRELINKQLQNIDATEGRSDLLAALYTAVQVEHQPTQNARRIVVLTDGQATDWRTEDETGWQRFQSVLNESAIRTEIETVRLDQTTNGESIGNVAVDSVTLDRTVVGSETPVTAIATLRNYDAVTMDAAELTWSINDLPLHQQTIAPIEGEQSAEANWNHTFEQPGIYRISCRLDRDDDLPADNVASLIVEVVDRLPVVVVEGATDYAEMQQDTYFVQAALGWIDGQPLDETSVYVPTLITPNELSTVDLSEQRVVIIPNLTELPPDAVSRLSDFVSDGGGLWIGLGPRTNVDFFNHQLFADASGLAPRRLDRIMDALPAGMNSEASDTLDIEEVTSNDEPVRIDPFRSDHPATRNLADNDQLDLADASIQRYYQFSVNNENDDRSTLLRLNNGTPLAVENFMGQGRVIVQSIPLRLQWSDLARTQSFVVMVRDWIDYLAQPRATQYNLLPGQPIAMRVSKDVSASEESGDQDSAPTGFLQTPDDESIELTAQYADEGFEFRSSQTRRPGPYSLQIGLAEEGIPFQVQRSSEESDLDRLGRGAWQRIQSATTPNAWTEDRVSVASTHTDPVWPYLLLALIGLITGELVLSGIMSRERFGSAGIPESSEFDASQIGSIPPSSSDLTQITHESSAPAAVQPLEVAER comes from the coding sequence ATGAGTTTCCTAAGCGTTGCATTCTTGTTTGCGTTGCCTCTGGTCGCCGCACCATTGCTATTGCACCTGTTCGATCGTCGCCGCAACGAGACCGTGCAGTGGGGGGCGATGCAGTTTTTGATGGAAGCCTCCGCTCGGAAAACCAGTTCACGCAAATTGAAACAGTGGTTGTTGCTGTTGCTGCGTTGTCTTGCGATCGCGGCATTGATTTTGGCACTGGCACGCCCGCTGTTGCCAACGGGTTATCTCGGTGGAACGGAGCGTGGCGAGACCATCTTTGTGATCGATAATTCAATGTCGATGTCTCGCAAGACTGACTCGGGAACCATGATCGAAGCGGCGACCCAACACGCCATTAATGAACTCGACAAGCTCTCGGCTCGCGACGACGTCCGAGTCCTCACAACAGCTCCGTATCCCATCTGGCTGGATTCAGGAACCACGCAAGGAGATCGACGCAACCGAGAGTTGATCAACAAACAATTGCAAAACATCGACGCCACCGAAGGCCGCAGCGATCTGCTCGCTGCGTTGTACACCGCGGTCCAAGTCGAACATCAACCGACGCAAAACGCGAGACGCATCGTCGTCCTGACCGACGGGCAAGCCACCGATTGGCGGACCGAAGACGAAACCGGCTGGCAACGCTTTCAATCCGTTCTCAACGAATCCGCCATCCGGACCGAAATCGAGACCGTTCGTCTGGATCAGACAACTAACGGCGAGTCAATTGGAAACGTTGCCGTTGACTCCGTGACCTTGGATCGAACGGTTGTCGGTTCGGAAACTCCGGTCACTGCGATCGCCACGCTCCGCAACTACGACGCCGTGACGATGGACGCTGCCGAACTGACTTGGAGCATCAATGACCTGCCGCTGCATCAGCAGACAATCGCCCCGATCGAGGGCGAGCAATCCGCTGAGGCCAATTGGAATCACACCTTCGAGCAACCTGGAATCTACCGAATCAGTTGCCGTCTGGATCGAGACGATGACTTACCAGCCGATAACGTCGCGAGTTTGATCGTCGAGGTCGTTGACCGCTTGCCGGTGGTCGTCGTCGAGGGTGCCACCGACTATGCGGAAATGCAACAAGACACCTACTTCGTGCAGGCCGCTCTCGGATGGATTGATGGACAACCACTCGATGAGACATCCGTCTACGTCCCAACGTTGATCACTCCAAACGAACTTTCAACTGTCGACTTGAGTGAGCAACGAGTTGTCATCATTCCCAATCTCACCGAACTCCCGCCCGATGCAGTCTCACGACTGAGTGATTTTGTTTCCGATGGCGGCGGGCTTTGGATTGGGCTGGGTCCACGCACCAACGTCGATTTCTTCAACCATCAACTCTTCGCCGACGCCAGCGGATTGGCTCCGCGACGACTCGACCGAATCATGGATGCGTTGCCCGCCGGAATGAATTCCGAAGCGAGTGACACCCTGGATATCGAGGAAGTCACTTCCAACGATGAACCCGTACGCATCGATCCGTTTCGCAGCGATCACCCCGCGACGCGAAATCTGGCGGACAACGATCAACTTGATTTGGCCGACGCATCGATTCAGCGTTACTATCAGTTTTCCGTCAACAACGAAAACGACGATCGATCGACGCTCTTGCGATTGAACAACGGCACGCCACTGGCTGTCGAAAACTTCATGGGACAAGGTCGAGTGATTGTCCAATCGATTCCTTTGCGATTGCAGTGGAGTGACTTGGCTCGCACGCAGTCGTTCGTGGTGATGGTTCGTGACTGGATCGATTACTTGGCTCAACCTCGTGCAACCCAGTACAACCTGCTGCCGGGACAGCCCATCGCGATGCGGGTTTCGAAGGACGTCAGTGCATCGGAAGAGAGCGGCGATCAAGACAGTGCACCAACCGGGTTCCTACAAACCCCAGATGACGAATCGATCGAACTGACCGCGCAGTACGCGGACGAAGGTTTTGAGTTTCGATCCAGCCAAACGCGTCGGCCCGGTCCCTACAGTCTGCAGATTGGCTTGGCCGAAGAAGGCATCCCATTCCAAGTCCAACGTTCTTCGGAAGAATCGGATCTGGACCGACTCGGCCGCGGCGCGTGGCAGCGGATTCAGTCCGCGACGACTCCCAATGCTTGGACAGAAGATCGCGTGTCCGTGGCGAGCACGCACACCGACCCGGTTTGGCCCTATCTGTTGCTCGCCTTGATCGGACTGATCACCGGCGAATTGGTTCTCTCCGGAATAATGTCTCGCGAAAGATTTGGTTCGGCGGGAATCCCCGAGTCGTCCGAATTCGATGCGTCGCAAATTGGCTCGATTCCGCCCAGCAGTTCAGATCTCACCCAGATCACGCACGAGTCGTCAGCACCCGCGGCGGTCCAACCTTTGGAGGTGGCTGAGAGATGA